The following coding sequences are from one Agelaius phoeniceus isolate bAgePho1 chromosome 24, bAgePho1.hap1, whole genome shotgun sequence window:
- the CHD5 gene encoding chromodomain-helicase-DNA-binding protein 5 isoform X4 produces the protein MRGPPAARDLLDDADNEEDVSEEDDGVLEGLDEFFAEDQVVVQKKKKSKKLKDGKAAKIKRRKKEGSNDEMSENEEEMEEKSESEGSDYSPNKKKKKKLKDKKEKKPKRKKKDEEEDDNEDGSLKEPKSSAQLMEEWGLDDVDYVFSEEDYHTLTNYKAFSQFLRPLIAKKNPKIPMSKMMTVLGAKWREFSANNPFKGSSAAAAAAAVAAAVETVTISPALPASPQPSALPTVIRKAKTKEGKGPGVRKKIKGSKDGKKKGKGKKMAGLKFRFGGISSKRKKGSSSEEEEREESDFDSASINSSSMRSECSAGLGKRGKKRKKKKRIEEGDGYETDHQDYCEVCQQGGEIILCDTCPRAYHLVCLDPELEKAPEGKWSCPHCEKEGIQWEPKEEEEEEEDGGEEEEEEDDHMEFCRVCKDGGELLCCDTCPSSYHLHCLNPPLPEIPNGEWLCPRCTCPPLKGKVQRILHWAWREPPPAPLPAAAPQPALPPPKALEGIPEREFFVKWAGLSYWHCSWVKELQLELYHTVMYRNYQRKNDMDEPPAFDYGSGDEDSQREKRKNKDPQYAKMEERFYRYGIKPEWMMIHRILNHSFDKKGDIHYLIKWKDLPYDQCTWEIDDIDIPYYENLKLLYWNHRELMLGEDTRPLKKLNKKGKKLKEEKLEKPPETPLVDPTVKFDKQPWYIDATGGTLHPYQLEGLNWLRFSWAQGTDTILADEMGLGKTVQTIVFLYSLYKEGHSKGPYLVSAPLSTIINWEREFEMWAPDFYVVTYTGDKESRSVIRENEFSFEDNAIRSGKKVFRMKKEAQIKFHVLLTSYELITIDQAVLGSIEWACLVVDEAHRLKNNQSKFFRVLNSYKIDYKLLLTGTPLQNNLEELFHLLNFLTPERFNNLEGFLEEFADISKEDQIKKLHDLLGPHMLRRLKADVFKNMPAKTELIVRVELSQMQKKYYKFILTRNFEALNSKGGGNQVSLLNIMMDLKKCCNHPYLFPVAAVEAPVLPNGSYDGNSLVKSSGKLMLLQKMLKKLRDGGHRVLIFSQMTKMLDLLEDFLEYEGYKYERIDGGITGGLRQEAIDRFNAPGAQQFCFLLSTRAGGLGINLATADTVIIYDSDWNPHNDIQAFSRAHRIGQNKKVMIYRFVTRASVEERITQVAKRKMMLTHLVVRPGLGSKSGSMTKQELDDILKFGTEELFKDDVEGMVSQGQRIAMPDAVTPFSDTLSAKGGAATPGMKKKHGSTPPGDNKDVDDSSVIHYDDAAISKLLDRNQDATDDTELQNMNEYLSSFKVAQYVVREEDGVEEVEREIIKQEENVDPDYWEKLLRHHYEQQQEDLARNLGKGKRIRKQVNYNDTSQEDQEWQDELSDNQSEYSIGSEDEDEDFEERPEGQSGRRQSRRQLKTDRDKPLPPLLARVGGNIEVLGFNARQRKAFLNAIMRWGMPPQDAFNSHWLVRDLRGKSEKEFRAYVSLFMRHLCEPGADGAETFADGVPREGLSRQHVLTRIGVMSLVRKKVQEFEHVNGKYSTPDLLLEGPDSKRSSEVVSSDPNTPVPASPAHTHTGPGALADKTEAQLGFHEEKDPVEQKPRKVSDSQVPASAEVESEEPPESCDSKERPRKEKQEDCEKAEPSSEPLVKDEGIQEQEKPLEKAELSSSPGKGEDKEVKPAEDGKEEEKEPSDAQQNGDKEEEEEGKKDDRNINFRFMFNIADGGFTELHTLWQNEERAAMSSGKIYDIWHRRHDYWLLAGIVTHGYARWQDIQNDPRYVILNEPFKSEIHKGNYLEMKNKFLARRFKLLEQALVIEEQLRRAAYLNMTQDPSHPAMALNARLAEVECLAESHQHLSKESLAGNKPANAVLHKVLNQLEELLSDMKADVTRLPSMLSRIPPVAARLQMSERSILSRLATRGGDPAAQGSFGSAPIFNNSFGPNFRGPGPGGIVNYSQMPLGPYVTDI, from the exons gCCTCTGATTGCCAAGAAGAACCCCAAGATCCCCATGTCCAAGATGATGACGGTGCTGGGTGCCAAGTGGCGAGAGTTCAGTGCCAACAACCCCTTCAAGGGCAgctcggcggcggcggctgcggccgctgtggctgcagctgtggagaCTGTCACCATCTCCCCAGcactccctgccagcccccagccctctgccctgcccactGTCATCAGGAAGGCCAAGACCAAGGAGGGAAAGG GTCCAGGTGTACGGAAGAAAATCAAGGGCTCCAAAGACgggaagaaaaaggggaaagggaaaaagatggCAGGCTTGAAATTTCGGTTTGGAGGAATCtccagcaaaaggaaaaagggcTCCTCT agcgAAGAGGAGGAACGGGAAGAATCCGACTTTGACAGTGCCAGCATCAACAGCTCCTCCATGCGCTCTGAGTGCTCAGCTGGCCTggggaagagagggaagaagaggaaaaagaaaaagagga TTGAAGAGGGGGACGGGTACGAGACCGACCACCAGGACTACTGCGAGGTGTGCCAGCAGGGCGGGGAGATCATCCTGTGTGACACCTGCCCCCGCGCCTACCACCTGGTCTGCCTGGACCCCGAGCTGGAGAAGGCCCCCGAGGGCAAGTGGAGCTGCCCCCACTGT GAGAAGGAGGGCATCCAGTGGGAGccgaaggaggaggaggaggaggaagaggatggtggcgaggaggaggaggaggaggatgaccACATGGAGTTCTGCCGGGTGTGTAAGGACGgaggggagctgctgtgctgtgacacCTGCCCGTCCTCCTACCACCTTCACTGCCTGAACCCACCGCTGCCAGAGATCCCAAACGGTGAATGGCTCTGCCCACGCTGTACT tgccctccTTTGAAGGGCAAAGTGCAGCGCATCCTGCACTGGGCCTGGAGGgagccgccgcccgccccgctgcccgctgccgccccgcagccggcgctgccgccgcccaAGGCGCTGGAGGGGATCCCGGAGCGAGAGTTCTTTGTGAAATGGGCAGGCCTGTCCTACTGGCACTGCTCCTGGGTcaaggagctgcag ctggagctgtacCACACCGTGATGTACCGCAACTACCAGCGCAAGAACGACATGGATGAGCCACCGGCCTTTGACTACGGCTCTGGGGAcgaggacagccagagggagaagaggaagaacaaGGACCCCCAGTATGCCAAGATGGAGGAGCGGTTCTACCGCTACGGCATCAAACCTGAGTGGATGATGATCCACCGCATCCTGAACCACAG CTTTGATAAGAAGGGAGACATCCATTACCTGATCAAGTGGAAGGACCTGCCCTATGACCAGTGCACCTGGGAGATCGATGACATAGACATCCCCTACTATGAGAACCTCAAACTCCTCTACTGGAACCACAG GGAGCTGATGCTGGGGGAGGACACGCGCCCTCTGAAGAAGCTGaacaagaaagggaaaaagctgAAAGAGGAGAAGCTGGAAAAGCCTCCAGAAACACCTCTTGTGGAT CCTACAGTGAAGTTTGACAAGCAGCCGTGGTACATCGATGCCACGGGAGGCACGCTGCACCCTTACCAGCTGGAAGGGCTGAACTGGCTGAGATTCTCCTGGGCACAAGGGACAGATACAATCCTGGCTGATGAGATGGGGCTAGGGAAGACGGTGCAGACCATTGTGTTCTTGTATTCCCTGTACAAGGAG GGCCACTCAAAAGGGCCATACCTGGTCAGTGCCCCCCTCTCCACCATCATCAACTGGGAGCGTGAGTTTGAGATGTGGGCACCTGACTTCTACGTGGTGACCTACACGGGGGACAAGGAGAGCCGCTCGGTCATCCGGGAAAATGAGTTTTCTTTTGAGGACAACGCCATCCGCAGCGGGAAGAAGGTGTTCCGGATGAAG aagGAAGCCCAGATCAAGTTCCACGTCCTGCTCACGTCCTATGAGCTGATCACCATTGaccaggcagtgctgggctccatAGAGTGGGCCTGTCTGGTGGTGGATGAAGCACACAGGCTGAAGAACAACCAGTCCAAA ttctttaGAGTGCTGAATAGCTACAAGATCGATTacaagctgctcctcacagggacTCCGCTCCAGAACAACTTGGAAGAGCTCTTCCACCTGCTCAATTTCCTGACTCCAGAGAGGTTTAA CAACCTGGAGGGCTTCCTGGAGGAGTTTGCAGACATCTCCAAGGAGGACCAGATCAAAAAGCTCCATGACCTGCTGGGTCCCCACATGCTGCGGCGGCTCAAGGCCGACGTGTTCAAGAACATGCCGGCCAAGACGGAGCTGATCGTGCGCGTGGAGCTGAGCCAGATGCAGAA GAAGTACTACAAATTCATACTGACAAGGAACTTTGAAGCCCTGAATTCGAAAGGCGGTGGGAACCAGGTCTCACTGCTCAACATCATGATGGACCTGAAGAAGTGCTGCAATCACCCATACCTGTTCCCTGTGGCAGCTGTG GAGGCCCCTGTGCTGCCCAATGGATCTTATGATGGGAATTCTTTGGTCAAATCTTCTGGGAAACTGATGCTGCTCCAAAAGATGCTGAAGAAGTTGCGGGATGGCGGTCACAGAGTTCTGATCTTCTCGCAG ATGACAAAGATGCTGGATTTGCTGGAGGATTTCCTCGAGTATGAAGGCTACAAGTACGAGCGCATTGACGGGGGCATCACCGGCGGCCTGCGCCAGGAGGCCATCGACAGGTTCAATG ctcctggggctcagcagttctgcttcctcctctccaCCCGCGCCGGTGGTCTGGGCATAAACCTTGCTACGGCCGACACTGTCATTATTTATGATTCTGACTGGAATCCCCACAATGACATCCAG gcgTTCAGCAGAGCTCACCGCATCGGGCAGAACAAGAAGGTGATGATTTACCGCTTCGTGACCAGGGCCTCCGTGGAGGAGCGCATCACCCAGGTGGCCAAGAGGAAGATGATGCTCACACACCTggtggtgcgcccggggctCGGCTCCAAGTCAGGCTCCATGACCAAACAAGAGCTGGATGACATCCTCAAGTTCGGGACAGAAGAACTCTTCAAGGATGATGTGGAAG gcaTGGTGTCTCAGGGACAGAGGATTGCAATGCCTGATGCTGTTACCCCTTTCTCGGACACACTGTCAGCAAAAGGGGGTGCAGCAACCCCTGGCATGAAAAAAAAGCATGGTAGCACCCCACCAG GTGACAATAAGGATGTAGATGACAGCAGTGTGATCCACTATGATGATGCTGCCATCTCGAAGCTTTTGGACCGAAACCAGGATGCAACGGATGACACGGAGCTGCAGAACATGAATGAGTATCTCAGCTCCTTTAAAGTGGCTCAGTATGTTGTGAGAGAAGAGGATGGTGTG gaggaggtggaaCGGGAGATCATCAAGCAAGAGGAGAATGTGGACCCTGACTACTGGGAGAAGCTGCTGCGGCACCATtatgagcagcagcaggaggatcTGGCCAGGAacctggggaaggggaagagaaTCCGCAAGCAGGTCAACTACAATGACACCTCTCAGGAGGACCAAG AGTGGCAGGACGAGCTCTCTGACAACCAGTCAGAGTATTCCATTGGctctgaggatgaggatgaagacTTTGAAGAGAGGCCAGAAGGCCAGA GTGGCAGAAGACAATCACGGAGACAGCTGAAGACTGACAGAGACAAACCTCTCCCTCCTTTGCTGGCAAGAGTTGGGGGGAACATCGAG GTTCTGGGTTTCAACGCCCGGCAGCGCAAGGCATTCCTGAACGCCATCATGCGCTGGGGAATGCCACCCCAGGATGCCTTCAACTCCCACTGGCTGGTCCGGGATCTGCGAGGGAAGAGTGAGAAGGAGTTCAG GGCATATGTGTCCCTGTTTATGAGACATTTGTGTGAGCCTGGGGCCGATGGTGCTGAGACCTTTGCGGACGGCGTTCCCCGGGAAGGGCTGTCTCGCCAGCACGTGCTCACCCGCATCGGGGTCATGTCACTAGTAAGGAAGAAG GTCCAGGAGTTTGAGCATGTCAATGGGAAGTACAGCACCCCAGACCTGCTTCTTGAGGGCCCAGACAGCAAGAGATCCAGCGAGGTTGTGTCTTCAGATCCCAACACGCCTGTCCCGGCCAgtccagcacacacacacacaggaccAGGGGCCCTCGCAG ACAAAACAGAAGCACAACTGGGGTTCCATGAGGAAAAGGACCCAGTAGAACAGAAGCCCAGGAAGGTGTCTGACAGCCAG GTACCTGCAAGTGCTGAGGTGGAGAGTGAAGAGCCCCCAGAAAGCTGTGACAGCAAGGAGAGGCCAAGGAAAGAGAAGCAAGAGGATTGTGAAAAGGCTGAGCCTTCTTCTGAGCCCCTGGTGAAAG ACGAGGGGATTCAAGAGCAAGAGAAGCCTTTGGAGAAGGCAGAGttgagcagcagcccagggaagggagaggataAAGAAGTCAAACCAG CAGAGGATggcaaggaggaggagaaggaaccAAGTGATGCCCAGCAAAATGGTgacaaagaggaagaggaggagggaaagaaggATGACAGAAACATAAATTTCAGATTCATGTTCAACATTGCCGACGGTGGCTTCACAG AGCTGCACACGCTGTGGCAGAATGAGGAGAGGGCTGCCATGTCCTCTGGCAAGATCTACGACATCTGGCACCGCCGACACGACTACTGGCTGTTGGCAGGAATTGTCAC TCATGGCTATGCCCGCTGGCAGGACATCCAGAATGACCCACGCTACGTGATCCTGAACGAGCCCTTCAAGTCAGAGATACACAAGGGGAACTACCTTGAGATGAAGAACAAGTTCCTTGCCCGGCGTTTTAAG ttgctggagcaggctctggtGATCGAGGAGCAGCTGCGGAGGGCGGCGTACCTCAACATGACCCAAGACCCCAGTCACCCGGCCATGGCACTGAACGCGCGGCTGGCAGAAGTGGAGTGCCTTGCTGAGAGCCACCAGCACCTCTCCAAAGAGTCCCTGGCTGGGAACAAGCCTGCCAACGCTGTCCTGCACAAGG TGCTGAACCAGcttgaggagctgctgagcgACATGAAGGCTGATGTGACACGCTTGCCCTCCATGCTGTCCCGCATCCCGCCCGTGGCTGCCCGGCTGCAGATGTCAGAGCGGAGCATCCTCAGCCGCCTGGCCACCCGTGGAGGGGATCCAGCTGCCCAG GGCTCCTTTGGCTCTGCCCCGATCTTCAACAACAGCTTTGGGCCAAATTTCCGCGGTCCTGGCCCAGGTGGGATTGTCAACTACAGCCAGATGCCTCTGGGACCCTATGTGACTG ATATTTAG
- the CHD5 gene encoding chromodomain-helicase-DNA-binding protein 5 isoform X5: protein MRGPPAARDLLDDADNEEDVSEEDDGVLEGLDEFFAEDQVVVQKKKKSKKLKDGKAAKIKRRKKEGSNDEMSENEEEMEEKSESEGSDYSPNKKKKKKLKDKKEKKPKRKKKDEEEDDNEDGSLKEPKSSAQLMEEWGLDDVDYVFSEEDYHTLTNYKAFSQFLRPLIAKKNPKIPMSKMMTVLGAKWREFSANNPFKGSSAAAAAAAVAAAVETVTISPALPASPQPSALPTVIRKAKTKEGKGPGVRKKIKGSKDGKKKGKGKKMAGLKFRFGGISSKRKKGSSSEEEEREESDFDSASINSSSMRSECSAGLGKRGKKRKKKKRIEEGDGYETDHQDYCEVCQQGGEIILCDTCPRAYHLVCLDPELEKAPEGKWSCPHCEKEGIQWEPKEEEEEEEDGGEEEEEEDDHMEFCRVCKDGGELLCCDTCPSSYHLHCLNPPLPEIPNGEWLCPRCTCPPLKGKVQRILHWAWREPPPAPLPAAAPQPALPPPKALEGIPEREFFVKWAGLSYWHCSWVKELQLELYHTVMYRNYQRKNDMDEPPAFDYGSGDEDSQREKRKNKDPQYAKMEERFYRYGIKPEWMMIHRILNHSFDKKGDIHYLIKWKDLPYDQCTWEIDDIDIPYYENLKLLYWNHRELMLGEDTRPLKKLNKKGKKLKEEKLEKPPETPLVDPTVKFDKQPWYIDATGGTLHPYQLEGLNWLRFSWAQGTDTILADEMGLGKTVQTIVFLYSLYKEGHSKGPYLVSAPLSTIINWEREFEMWAPDFYVVTYTGDKESRSVIRENEFSFEDNAIRSGKKVFRMKKEAQIKFHVLLTSYELITIDQAVLGSIEWACLVVDEAHRLKNNQSKFFRVLNSYKIDYKLLLTGTPLQNNLEELFHLLNFLTPERFNNLEGFLEEFADISKEDQIKKLHDLLGPHMLRRLKADVFKNMPAKTELIVRVELSQMQKKYYKFILTRNFEALNSKGGGNQVSLLNIMMDLKKCCNHPYLFPVAAVEAPVLPNGSYDGNSLVKSSGKLMLLQKMLKKLRDGGHRVLIFSQMTKMLDLLEDFLEYEGYKYERIDGGITGGLRQEAIDRFNAPGAQQFCFLLSTRAGGLGINLATADTVIIYDSDWNPHNDIQAFSRAHRIGQNKKVMIYRFVTRASVEERITQVAKRKMMLTHLVVRPGLGSKSGSMTKQELDDILKFGTEELFKDDVEGMVSQGQRIAMPDAVTPFSDTLSAKGGAATPGMKKKHGSTPPGDNKDVDDSSVIHYDDAAISKLLDRNQDATDDTELQNMNEYLSSFKVAQYVVREEDGVEEVEREIIKQEENVDPDYWEKLLRHHYEQQQEDLARNLGKGKRIRKQVNYNDTSQEDQEWQDELSDNQSEYSIGSEDEDEDFEERPEGQSGRRQSRRQLKTDRDKPLPPLLARVGGNIEVLGFNARQRKAFLNAIMRWGMPPQDAFNSHWLVRDLRGKSEKEFRAYVSLFMRHLCEPGADGAETFADGVPREGLSRQHVLTRIGVMSLVRKKVQEFEHVNGKYSTPDLLLEGPDSKRSSEVVSSDPNTPVPASPAHTHTGPGALADKTEAQLGFHEEKDPVEQKPRKVSDSQVPASAEVESEEPPESCDSKERPRKEKQEDCEKAEPSSEPLVKDEGIQEQEKPLEKAELSSSPGKGEDKEVKPEDGKEEEKEPSDAQQNGDKEEEEEGKKDDRNINFRFMFNIADGGFTELHTLWQNEERAAMSSGKIYDIWHRRHDYWLLAGIVTHGYARWQDIQNDPRYVILNEPFKSEIHKGNYLEMKNKFLARRFKLLEQALVIEEQLRRAAYLNMTQDPSHPAMALNARLAEVECLAESHQHLSKESLAGNKPANAVLHKVLNQLEELLSDMKADVTRLPSMLSRIPPVAARLQMSERSILSRLATRGGDPAAQGSFGSAPIFNNSFGPNFRGPGPGGIVNYSQMPLGPYVTDI from the exons gCCTCTGATTGCCAAGAAGAACCCCAAGATCCCCATGTCCAAGATGATGACGGTGCTGGGTGCCAAGTGGCGAGAGTTCAGTGCCAACAACCCCTTCAAGGGCAgctcggcggcggcggctgcggccgctgtggctgcagctgtggagaCTGTCACCATCTCCCCAGcactccctgccagcccccagccctctgccctgcccactGTCATCAGGAAGGCCAAGACCAAGGAGGGAAAGG GTCCAGGTGTACGGAAGAAAATCAAGGGCTCCAAAGACgggaagaaaaaggggaaagggaaaaagatggCAGGCTTGAAATTTCGGTTTGGAGGAATCtccagcaaaaggaaaaagggcTCCTCT agcgAAGAGGAGGAACGGGAAGAATCCGACTTTGACAGTGCCAGCATCAACAGCTCCTCCATGCGCTCTGAGTGCTCAGCTGGCCTggggaagagagggaagaagaggaaaaagaaaaagagga TTGAAGAGGGGGACGGGTACGAGACCGACCACCAGGACTACTGCGAGGTGTGCCAGCAGGGCGGGGAGATCATCCTGTGTGACACCTGCCCCCGCGCCTACCACCTGGTCTGCCTGGACCCCGAGCTGGAGAAGGCCCCCGAGGGCAAGTGGAGCTGCCCCCACTGT GAGAAGGAGGGCATCCAGTGGGAGccgaaggaggaggaggaggaggaagaggatggtggcgaggaggaggaggaggaggatgaccACATGGAGTTCTGCCGGGTGTGTAAGGACGgaggggagctgctgtgctgtgacacCTGCCCGTCCTCCTACCACCTTCACTGCCTGAACCCACCGCTGCCAGAGATCCCAAACGGTGAATGGCTCTGCCCACGCTGTACT tgccctccTTTGAAGGGCAAAGTGCAGCGCATCCTGCACTGGGCCTGGAGGgagccgccgcccgccccgctgcccgctgccgccccgcagccggcgctgccgccgcccaAGGCGCTGGAGGGGATCCCGGAGCGAGAGTTCTTTGTGAAATGGGCAGGCCTGTCCTACTGGCACTGCTCCTGGGTcaaggagctgcag ctggagctgtacCACACCGTGATGTACCGCAACTACCAGCGCAAGAACGACATGGATGAGCCACCGGCCTTTGACTACGGCTCTGGGGAcgaggacagccagagggagaagaggaagaacaaGGACCCCCAGTATGCCAAGATGGAGGAGCGGTTCTACCGCTACGGCATCAAACCTGAGTGGATGATGATCCACCGCATCCTGAACCACAG CTTTGATAAGAAGGGAGACATCCATTACCTGATCAAGTGGAAGGACCTGCCCTATGACCAGTGCACCTGGGAGATCGATGACATAGACATCCCCTACTATGAGAACCTCAAACTCCTCTACTGGAACCACAG GGAGCTGATGCTGGGGGAGGACACGCGCCCTCTGAAGAAGCTGaacaagaaagggaaaaagctgAAAGAGGAGAAGCTGGAAAAGCCTCCAGAAACACCTCTTGTGGAT CCTACAGTGAAGTTTGACAAGCAGCCGTGGTACATCGATGCCACGGGAGGCACGCTGCACCCTTACCAGCTGGAAGGGCTGAACTGGCTGAGATTCTCCTGGGCACAAGGGACAGATACAATCCTGGCTGATGAGATGGGGCTAGGGAAGACGGTGCAGACCATTGTGTTCTTGTATTCCCTGTACAAGGAG GGCCACTCAAAAGGGCCATACCTGGTCAGTGCCCCCCTCTCCACCATCATCAACTGGGAGCGTGAGTTTGAGATGTGGGCACCTGACTTCTACGTGGTGACCTACACGGGGGACAAGGAGAGCCGCTCGGTCATCCGGGAAAATGAGTTTTCTTTTGAGGACAACGCCATCCGCAGCGGGAAGAAGGTGTTCCGGATGAAG aagGAAGCCCAGATCAAGTTCCACGTCCTGCTCACGTCCTATGAGCTGATCACCATTGaccaggcagtgctgggctccatAGAGTGGGCCTGTCTGGTGGTGGATGAAGCACACAGGCTGAAGAACAACCAGTCCAAA ttctttaGAGTGCTGAATAGCTACAAGATCGATTacaagctgctcctcacagggacTCCGCTCCAGAACAACTTGGAAGAGCTCTTCCACCTGCTCAATTTCCTGACTCCAGAGAGGTTTAA CAACCTGGAGGGCTTCCTGGAGGAGTTTGCAGACATCTCCAAGGAGGACCAGATCAAAAAGCTCCATGACCTGCTGGGTCCCCACATGCTGCGGCGGCTCAAGGCCGACGTGTTCAAGAACATGCCGGCCAAGACGGAGCTGATCGTGCGCGTGGAGCTGAGCCAGATGCAGAA GAAGTACTACAAATTCATACTGACAAGGAACTTTGAAGCCCTGAATTCGAAAGGCGGTGGGAACCAGGTCTCACTGCTCAACATCATGATGGACCTGAAGAAGTGCTGCAATCACCCATACCTGTTCCCTGTGGCAGCTGTG GAGGCCCCTGTGCTGCCCAATGGATCTTATGATGGGAATTCTTTGGTCAAATCTTCTGGGAAACTGATGCTGCTCCAAAAGATGCTGAAGAAGTTGCGGGATGGCGGTCACAGAGTTCTGATCTTCTCGCAG ATGACAAAGATGCTGGATTTGCTGGAGGATTTCCTCGAGTATGAAGGCTACAAGTACGAGCGCATTGACGGGGGCATCACCGGCGGCCTGCGCCAGGAGGCCATCGACAGGTTCAATG ctcctggggctcagcagttctgcttcctcctctccaCCCGCGCCGGTGGTCTGGGCATAAACCTTGCTACGGCCGACACTGTCATTATTTATGATTCTGACTGGAATCCCCACAATGACATCCAG gcgTTCAGCAGAGCTCACCGCATCGGGCAGAACAAGAAGGTGATGATTTACCGCTTCGTGACCAGGGCCTCCGTGGAGGAGCGCATCACCCAGGTGGCCAAGAGGAAGATGATGCTCACACACCTggtggtgcgcccggggctCGGCTCCAAGTCAGGCTCCATGACCAAACAAGAGCTGGATGACATCCTCAAGTTCGGGACAGAAGAACTCTTCAAGGATGATGTGGAAG gcaTGGTGTCTCAGGGACAGAGGATTGCAATGCCTGATGCTGTTACCCCTTTCTCGGACACACTGTCAGCAAAAGGGGGTGCAGCAACCCCTGGCATGAAAAAAAAGCATGGTAGCACCCCACCAG GTGACAATAAGGATGTAGATGACAGCAGTGTGATCCACTATGATGATGCTGCCATCTCGAAGCTTTTGGACCGAAACCAGGATGCAACGGATGACACGGAGCTGCAGAACATGAATGAGTATCTCAGCTCCTTTAAAGTGGCTCAGTATGTTGTGAGAGAAGAGGATGGTGTG gaggaggtggaaCGGGAGATCATCAAGCAAGAGGAGAATGTGGACCCTGACTACTGGGAGAAGCTGCTGCGGCACCATtatgagcagcagcaggaggatcTGGCCAGGAacctggggaaggggaagagaaTCCGCAAGCAGGTCAACTACAATGACACCTCTCAGGAGGACCAAG AGTGGCAGGACGAGCTCTCTGACAACCAGTCAGAGTATTCCATTGGctctgaggatgaggatgaagacTTTGAAGAGAGGCCAGAAGGCCAGA GTGGCAGAAGACAATCACGGAGACAGCTGAAGACTGACAGAGACAAACCTCTCCCTCCTTTGCTGGCAAGAGTTGGGGGGAACATCGAG GTTCTGGGTTTCAACGCCCGGCAGCGCAAGGCATTCCTGAACGCCATCATGCGCTGGGGAATGCCACCCCAGGATGCCTTCAACTCCCACTGGCTGGTCCGGGATCTGCGAGGGAAGAGTGAGAAGGAGTTCAG GGCATATGTGTCCCTGTTTATGAGACATTTGTGTGAGCCTGGGGCCGATGGTGCTGAGACCTTTGCGGACGGCGTTCCCCGGGAAGGGCTGTCTCGCCAGCACGTGCTCACCCGCATCGGGGTCATGTCACTAGTAAGGAAGAAG GTCCAGGAGTTTGAGCATGTCAATGGGAAGTACAGCACCCCAGACCTGCTTCTTGAGGGCCCAGACAGCAAGAGATCCAGCGAGGTTGTGTCTTCAGATCCCAACACGCCTGTCCCGGCCAgtccagcacacacacacacaggaccAGGGGCCCTCGCAG ACAAAACAGAAGCACAACTGGGGTTCCATGAGGAAAAGGACCCAGTAGAACAGAAGCCCAGGAAGGTGTCTGACAGCCAG GTACCTGCAAGTGCTGAGGTGGAGAGTGAAGAGCCCCCAGAAAGCTGTGACAGCAAGGAGAGGCCAAGGAAAGAGAAGCAAGAGGATTGTGAAAAGGCTGAGCCTTCTTCTGAGCCCCTGGTGAAAG ACGAGGGGATTCAAGAGCAAGAGAAGCCTTTGGAGAAGGCAGAGttgagcagcagcccagggaagggagaggataAAGAAGTCAAACCAG AGGATggcaaggaggaggagaaggaaccAAGTGATGCCCAGCAAAATGGTgacaaagaggaagaggaggagggaaagaaggATGACAGAAACATAAATTTCAGATTCATGTTCAACATTGCCGACGGTGGCTTCACAG AGCTGCACACGCTGTGGCAGAATGAGGAGAGGGCTGCCATGTCCTCTGGCAAGATCTACGACATCTGGCACCGCCGACACGACTACTGGCTGTTGGCAGGAATTGTCAC TCATGGCTATGCCCGCTGGCAGGACATCCAGAATGACCCACGCTACGTGATCCTGAACGAGCCCTTCAAGTCAGAGATACACAAGGGGAACTACCTTGAGATGAAGAACAAGTTCCTTGCCCGGCGTTTTAAG ttgctggagcaggctctggtGATCGAGGAGCAGCTGCGGAGGGCGGCGTACCTCAACATGACCCAAGACCCCAGTCACCCGGCCATGGCACTGAACGCGCGGCTGGCAGAAGTGGAGTGCCTTGCTGAGAGCCACCAGCACCTCTCCAAAGAGTCCCTGGCTGGGAACAAGCCTGCCAACGCTGTCCTGCACAAGG TGCTGAACCAGcttgaggagctgctgagcgACATGAAGGCTGATGTGACACGCTTGCCCTCCATGCTGTCCCGCATCCCGCCCGTGGCTGCCCGGCTGCAGATGTCAGAGCGGAGCATCCTCAGCCGCCTGGCCACCCGTGGAGGGGATCCAGCTGCCCAG GGCTCCTTTGGCTCTGCCCCGATCTTCAACAACAGCTTTGGGCCAAATTTCCGCGGTCCTGGCCCAGGTGGGATTGTCAACTACAGCCAGATGCCTCTGGGACCCTATGTGACTG ATATTTAG